The following proteins are co-located in the Manduca sexta isolate Smith_Timp_Sample1 unplaced genomic scaffold, JHU_Msex_v1.0 HiC_scaffold_818, whole genome shotgun sequence genome:
- the LOC119193633 gene encoding uncharacterized protein LOC119193633: SSSGLYSMFMSLASESVPMAKRNLVVLLISSIFLLAQGVMAVLAIPVVPLRFSHHLPALGIYWNSWRTLVIVYSLPSIVQSLLLDSTEKNEEKSSAKDQIVPLFKMPLLKYTIIMILLFAFQQIGSFLVWLPTILNQFITNIETGEGTNLTVCGVLRLGIENPIEPDPDAVPCAINETALLMLLAVGVMKSVVNSLLSLIVNKVGRRNLVMMISALCGICGILVNLVPNAYGSIVLFGIFSVGIIVLGFYTAIIVALFPTHLRALAIALPLTCGRLAVFAGIQILNVLLTINCDVGFYVFATIYASSAIVASFLPDDRKLVPTVAPSEDKELTQKEEMPQRSMTEL; encoded by the exons AGTTCTTCGGGCCTATACTCGATGTTCATGTCTCTGGCCTCTGAGAGTGTTCCGATGGCGAAACGTAACTTGGTGGTGTTATTGATATCCAGCATCTTCCTGCTTGCACAGGGCGTAATGGCAG TTTTGGCTATACCTGTCGTCCCTCTGAGATTCTCTCACCACCTCCCAGCATTGGGCATCTACTGGAACTCTTGGCGGACGCTCGTCATCGTCTACTCTCTGCCGAGCATT GTACAGAGCTTATTGCTGGATTCAACAGAGAAGAATGAGGAGAAATCATCAGCGAAGGATCAGATCGTGCCGCTATTTAAGATGCCTCTCCTTAaatataccataataatgatattactCTTCGCTTTCCAACA AATTGGGTCCTTCTTGGTGTGGCTTCCGACGATACTGAATCAGTTCATCACTAATATTGAAACAGGAGAGGGTACCAACCTGACTGTATGCGGGGTCTTACGGCTAGGCATTGAAAATCCTATCGAACCAGAC CCTGACGCAGTGCCGTGCGCCATCAACGAAACCGCGCTGCTCATGTTGCTGGCGGTAGGCGTGATGAAATCTGTCGTCAACAGCCTGCTTAGTCTG ATAGTCAACAAAGTCGGTCGCCGTAACCTGGTGATGATGATCAGCGCTTTGTGCGGAATCTGCGGTATTCTAGTGAACCTCGTGCCCAACGCGTACGGCAGCATCGTGCTGTTTGGAATCTTCTCCGTGGGCATCATTGTCCTTGGGTTTTATACAGCGATCATCGTTGCCTTGTTCCCGACACATTTAAG AGCGTTGGCCATAGCGTTACCCCTGACGTGCGGTCGTTTGGCGGTATTTGCAGGCATCCAGATCCTCAACGTCTTACTGACGATTAACTGCGACGTTGGCTTCTACGTTTTCGCAACTATTTACGCCT CATCTGCGATAGTTGCATCGTTCCTGCCAGACGACAGAAAATTAGTACCTACAGTGGCGCCATCTGAAGATAAAGAATTAACACAGAAAGAAGAAATGCCACAAAGATCTATGACTGAACTTTGA